In Zygosaccharomyces rouxii strain CBS732 chromosome D complete sequence, one DNA window encodes the following:
- the RCF3 gene encoding Rcf3p (similar to uniprot|Q3E776 Saccharomyces cerevisiae YBR255C-A Hypothetical ORF identified by homology) yields MPRQVQPIHYDPATVRQLTKEIAVASCIGAAQGALISLTTGLLLRRFSRVYKNVRTPVRVFYHSSWISMGAVFQADKQLLKFQSKYYETELKRRERILDEAAERGIFLEDGAVAESTTKRS; encoded by the exons ATGCCACGTCAAGTGCAGCCGATCCACTATGATCCTGCGACCGTTAGACAACTCACCAAGGAG ATTGCGGTAGCTTCATGTATAGGAGCTGCTCAAGGTGCACTGATCAGTCTCACGACTGGGTTGCTTTTAAGAAGATTTTCTCGTGTGTATAAGAACGTAAGGACCCCGGTAAGGGTGTTTTACCACAGTTCGTGGATCTCCATGGGGGCCGTCTTTCAAGCAGACAAACAACTGTTGAAATTCCAATCCAAATATTATGAAACTGAATTAAAGCGTAGAGAGCGTATATTGGATGAAGCTGCAGAAAGAGGTATATTCTTGGAAGACGGGGCTGTCGCCGAAAGCACTACCAAACGTAGCTAG
- the STS1 gene encoding Sts1p (similar to uniprot|P38637 Saccharomyces cerevisiae YIR011C STS1 Protein that interacts with the karyopherin Srp1p may have a role with Srp1p in ubiquitin-mediated protein degradation): MENNTAVLGAGFSWGFKSDNVMKCQEQEEQQARENEKSLNSMVANLVQAQGMDPKGRKRRLDEPTNPQPQMMVPPRKYNVSKRRPHHSTISGQPLPLHRGLELMSKDQLQYILIEVMKNYPISQQLVQNKLVDFNFSIEKCEILLKEKLQQLHESIPYSRSHDYQRLSDYAFVRMKPHILEFLNCLVDCVLDRIPPRVDNLHESLKILDMTTDMVTKLPRFQLASNNYYYDKCLEQLACLWCTVIEHIARDVIMTVNDAPLLRNWIQKLELYNELCHGILTKPLNQFKSLAVVDAGVTDSNSTKGTNATRNRWSGSTDNYTVGDNQ, encoded by the coding sequence ATGGAAAATAATACAGCAGTTCTAGGTGCCGGCTTTTCCTGGGGTTTCAAGTCTGATAACGTTATGAAGTGtcaagaacaagaggaacaaCAAGCAAGAGAAAACGAGAAAAGCTTAAACAGTATGGTTGCTAACTTAGTTCAAGCTCAAGGAATGGACCCAAAAGGACGTAAGCGTCGGTTAGACGAACCAACAAATCCACAGCCGCAGATGATGGTTCCACCCCGTAAATATAACGTCTCCAAGAGGAGACCTCACCATTCAACCATTAGTGGACAACCGTTACCGTTACACAGAGGATTAGAGTTAATGAGTAAGGACCAGCTACAGTACATTCTGATAGaggtaatgaagaattatcCGATTTCTCAACAGTTAGTGCAGAACAAATTAgttgattttaattttagcattgaaaaatgtgaAATTTTACTAAAGGAAAAACTACAACAGTTACATGAAAGCATACCATATAGCAGATCCCACGATTACCAACGTCTAAGTGACTATGCATTTGTCCGGATGAAACCTCAtattttagaatttttgaactgTCTGGTCGATTGTGTGCTGGACAGGATTCCACCAAGAGTTGATAATTTGCATGAatcattaaaaattttagataTGACCACAGATATGGTTACAAAATTGCCAAGATTTCAGCTAGCAAGTAATAACTACTATTACGATAAATGTTTGGAACAATTAGCATGTCTTTGGTGTACAGTTATTGAACACATTGCAAGGGATGTTATCATGACTGTTAACGATGCACCACTGCTAAGAAATTGGATACAAAAATTAGAATTATACAATGAGTTGTGCCATGGAATTTTAACTAAGCCTTTGAATCAGTTTAAATCATTGGCCGTGGTCGATGCGGGCGTCACAGATTCAAATAGCACTAAGGGAACTAACGCCACAAGGAATCGTTGGTCAGGTAGTACCGACAATTATACTGTAGGCGATAATCAGTAA
- the SQT1 gene encoding Sqt1p (similar to uniprot|P35184 Saccharomyces cerevisiae YIR012W SQT1 Protein involved in a late step of 60S ribosomal subunit assembly or modification contains multiple WD repeats interacts with Qsr1p in the two-hybrid system) — translation MSQEEQQVGPSQGLENPQDEFIQFNEVDQEIVADDDEEPMDEDDDDEEMGEGEGAEEIDESIQIDLSNNSVTYFDKHTDSVFTIFQHPTLPLVCSGGGDNMAHLWTVHSQPPKFAGTLEGHTESVIAGGFTSDGKFLVTADMTGKVIVNASQKGGSRWNKSAELQEVEEIVWLKCHPTIPGIFAFGATDGSVWCYQIDAQSGSVEQLMSGFAHQEDCTAGEFVNVTQGENVLQLVTTATDGSIVGWNGFTAQQLFKISKDELKGLEAPWVTVSRAPETGNAALVVCGSNNGVLAVINANNGSVLHLSAVMELQPGDDDIIASIEAISWSPKLPLMAVGLVSGDVLIYDTTTWRVRHKITLEDSVTKILIDDENMFVSCINGKVHEFDVRSGQEKFVCLGHNMGVLDFVLYKREGAPTRLITAGDEGVSLIFEVPN, via the coding sequence ATGTCGCAAGAAGAGCAGCAAGTAGGTCCTTCTCAGGGCTTAGAGAACCCACAGGATGAATTTATCCAGTTCAATGAAGTGGATCAGGAAATAGTggctgatgatgatgaagagcccatggatgaagacgatgatgacgaagaaatgggagaaggtgaaggtgctgaagaaattgatgagtCTATACAAATTGATTTGAGTAACAATTCAGTGACCTATTTCGATAAACATACGGATTCTGTATTCacaattttccaacatCCAACACTACCGTTGGTATGCTCTGGCGGTGGTGACAATATGGCTCACCTTTGGACCGTTCATTCTCAACCACCTAAATTCGCAGGAACTTTAGAAGGCCACACAGAATCTGTCATTGCAGGTGGATTCACTAGtgatggtaaattcttAGTTACTGCTGATATGACGGGTAAAGTCATTGTAAATGCATCTCAGAAGGGTGGTTCTCGCTGGAATAAGAGTGCAGAACTACAGgaagtggaagaaatcgTGTGGTTAAAATGCCACCCAACTATTCCAGGTATATTTGCCTTCGGTGCTACCGATGGATCAGTCTGGTGTTATCAGATAGATGCACAGAGTGGGTCTGTCGAGCAACTAATGAGTGGATTCGCGCACCAAGAAGATTGTACCGCTGGTGAGTTCGTTAATGTTACTCAAGGTGAAAACGTCTTACAATTGGTTACTACTGCAACGGACGGTAGTATCGTTGGCTGGAACGGGTTCACCGCTCAACAACTGTTCAAAATCTCCAAAGACGAATTGAAAGGTCTAGAAGCTCCCTGGGTTACAGTATCAAGAGCTCCCGAGACCGGTAATGCAGCTCTAGTTGTATGTGGATCTAACAATGGTGTTCTTGCCGTGATCAATGCTAATAACGGCTCCGTGCTACATCTTTCCGCGGTGATGGAATTACAACCAGGGGACGATGATATCATTGCATCTATTGAAGCTATTTCATGGTCGCCGAAATTACCGCTAATGGCAGTGGGACTTGTATCCGGAGACGTATTGATTTACGATACAACCACTTGGAGAGTGAGACATAAGATcactttggaagattcCGTTACAAAAATATTAatcgatgatgaaaatatgtTTGTCTCCTGCATCAATGGTAAGGTTCATGAATTCGACGTTAGATCAGGCCAAGAGAAATTCGTCTGTTTAGGACATAACATGGGTGTTCTTGATTTCGTGTTGTATAAGAGAGAAGGTGCACCTACAAGACTAATTACAGCTGGTGACGAAGGTGTATCTCTGATCTTTGAAGTTCCAAATTAA
- the RIB5 gene encoding riboflavin synthase (highly similar to uniprot|P38145 Saccharomyces cerevisiae YBR256C RIB5 Riboflavin synthase catalyzes the last step of the riboflavin biosynthesis pathway): protein MFTGIVEHIGTVVEYKEFDDTESGGQGASVTITDCKPILGDCHIGDSIACNGICLTVTEFDDNTFKVGISPETKDRTNVASWQNGAKINLERAVSQEVRFGGHYVQGHVDTVATIVSKKPEGNSIIFGFKLRDPHFDRFIVEKGFIAIDGTSLTVTTIDQDDVFYISMIKHTQEHVNLPLKSVGSLVNIEVDLTGKVIEKQIETTLKNQIDNRNSKLNQLVSQLIDEKLKSVSK from the coding sequence ATGTTTACAGGTATAGTAGAGCATATTGGAACTGTTGTCGAGTACAAGGAGTTTGATGACACTGAAAGTGGTGGTCAAGGTGCATCTGTTACCATTACTGATTGTAAACCCATCCTAGGTGATTGTCACATCGGTGACTCTATTGCATGCAATGGTATCTGTCTTACGGTGACAGAATTTGATGACAATACTTTTAAAGTTGGTATTTCACCAGAAACCAAGGATAGAACCAATGTTGCCAGCTGGCAAAACGGTGCAAAGATTAATTTAGAAAGAGCTGTAAGTCAAGAAGTTAGATTTGGTGGCCATTATGTGCAGGGACATGTCGATACTGTCGCCACGATTGTAAGCAAAAAGCCTGAAGGTAACTCAATAATATTCGGATTTAAACTGAGAGACCCTCACTTCGACAGATTCATCGTTGAGAAGGGATTTATTGCAATTGATGGTACTTCATTGACCGTGACTACCATCGATCAAGATGACGTTTTCTATATCAGCATGATCAAACATACTCAAGAGCATGTTAACTTGCCATTAAAATCTGTTGGGTCCCTAGTTAACATCGAAGTGGATTTGACTGGTAAAGTGATTGAAAAACAGATTGAAACCACTCTAAAGAACCAAATTGACAATCGTAACAGCAAATTAAACCAATTAGTTTCACAATtgattgatgaaaaattgaaatcgGTCTCTAAATAG
- the BAR1 gene encoding aspartyl protease BAR1 (weakly similar to uniprot|P12630 Saccharomyces cerevisiae YIL015W BAR1 Aspartyl protease secreted into the periplasmic space of mating type a cells, cleaves and inactivates alpha factor allowing cells to recover from alpha-factor-induced cell cycle arrest and to YLR121C uniprot|Q12303 Saccharomyces cerevisiae YLR121C YPS3 Aspartic protease, attached to the plasma membrane via a glycosylphosphatidylinositol (GPI) anchor and to YLR120C uniprot|P32329 Saccharomyces cerevisiae YLR120C YPS1 Aspartic protease, attached to the plasma membrane via a glycosylphosphatidylinositol (GPI) anchor and to YDR144C uniprot|P53379 Saccharomyces cerevisiae YDR144C MKC7 GPI-anchored aspartyl protease (yapsin) involved in protein processing; shares functions with Yap3p and Kex2p and to YIR039C uniprot|P40583 Saccharomyces cerevisiae YIR039C YPS6 Putative GPI-anchored aspartic protease, member on vGLC.1466.), with product MFNVLTIIFLSLACAFPLVKKDGSNNGGDGNSGTLMLSLKHVSDEFYSTTLEIGSPAQKLDLVVDSGSADTWVMASTNPFCSSNAKSGASKNYTYNGKAITETIDCQGLTALDVNSSSQFRDLNVGRFYINYTDGSFDDGYWATDEVSAAGAHISGLQFGVAQYASEEIPGILGLGFPRRESVRGYPGAPNKFYDNFPQMLKKDGIIDVVAYSMYLNDPNGSGGGSVLFGGVDPSKYSGDLYTFPMANQYPNIVSKPATLAVTLQGFGAQKKSEGRQETFDTNNYAVLLDSGTSLMGAPEEVVSKMAHFINKNARFSEDDGIYVMDCPPKDDDTEFVFDFGDLQIAVPVSTLILPPSGESYCGLGVLPKDGTWTLGDVFLSYAYLVFDLDNYKVSMAKAKFSGDGDQSPQIKIQTDGTIPGAKSASAKPWSSSEPSTVSGSIFTKSSNVSLPHSSNYTFCSDSTATGILKATKGTNSSQSISSTSSNFSIGSSSRNSIYTQTLTKSAHATTMVTSIACNTH from the coding sequence ATGTTCAATGTTTTGACGATAATTTTTCTATCGCTGGCCTGTGCTTTCCCTCTGGTCAAAAAGGATGGAAGCAACAATGGCGGCGATGGTAATAGTGGCACTTTGATGTTATCATTAAAACATGTTAGTGACGAGTTTTATTCTACAACTCTGGAAATCGGTAGTCCAGCACAAAAGCTGGACCTCGTAGTGGATTCAGGTTCCGCAGATACTTGGGTTATGGCTTCGACGAATCCATTTTGTTCTTCGAACGCTAAGAGCGGCGCTAGCAAGAACTATACTTATAACGGTAAGGCCATAACGGAGACAATTGATTGCCAAGGTTTGACCGCTTTAGATGtgaattcatcatcacagTTCCGTGATTTGAATGTCGGTAGATTTTACATCAATTACACGGATGGGAGTTTCGATGACGGGTATTGGGCTACCGATGAAGTGTCAGCCGCCGGTGCTCATATTAGTGGGTTACAATTCGGAGTTGCTCAGTATGCTTCTGAAGAGATTCCTGGTATACTAGGTTTAGGTTTCCCACGCAGAGAGTCTGTTAGGGGCTACCCAGGTGCACCCAACAAGTTCTATGACAATTTCCCCCAGATGTTAAAGAAGGACGGTATTATAGATGTTGTTGCGTATTCGATGTACTTGAATGATCCCAATGGCTCAGGTGGTGGTTCGGTTTTATTTGGTGGTGTAGACCCTTCCAAATACTCTGGTGATCTTTACACTTTCCCCATGGCAAACCAATATCCAAATATCGTTTCTAAACCTGCAACATTAGCGGTCACCTTACAAGGGTTTGGAGctcaaaagaaaagtgaaGGTAGACAAGAGACTTTTGACACGAATAACTATGCCGTTTTACTCGATTCTGGTACAAGTCTAATGGGGGCACCTGAAGAAGTTGTTTCAAAAATGGCTCATTTTATCAATAAAAATGCTAGATTTAGTGAGGATGATGGGATATACGTTATGGATTGCCCACCAAAAGACGATGATACGGAATTTGTGTTTGATTTCGGTGATTTACAGATTGCTGTGCCCGTCTCAACTttaattttaccaccatcGGGTGAATCTTACTGTGGATTGGGAGTGTTACCCAAGGATGGTACATGGACTTTAGGCGATGTGTTTCTATCTTATGCGTATCTGGTATTCGACCTTGATAACTACAAAGTATCGATGGCGAAGGCTAAGTTtagtggtgatggtgatcAATCCCCACAGATTAAGATTCAAACTGATGGTACCATACCTGGAGCTAAAAGCGCCAGTGCTAAACCATGGAGTTCAAGCGAGCCTTCAACGGTAAGTGGTAgtatttttacaaaaagttCAAACGTTTCGTTACCACATTCATCTAATTATACTTTTTGCTCAGACTCAACAGCCACTGGTATATTGAAAGCTACCAAGGGTACCAACTCTTCTCAGtctatttcttcaacaagtTCGAATTTTTCTATTGGTTCATCGAGTAGGAATTCAATCTATACGCAGACTTTGACGAAATCTGCTCATGCTACTACGATGGTGACCAGCATTGCATGTAATACACATTAG
- the SNL1 gene encoding Snl1p (some similarities with uniprot|P40548 Saccharomyces cerevisiae YIL016W SNL1 Integral membrane protein containing a Bag domain suppressor of nup116-C lethal), translating into MEQLQTYYRTGLQRLEGWSQNSCTLSSALCLTSAAFVVTALFWKYSSTSTTTTTSRAKTKKSRNQQQRMTAKTVPLSRESHIDTVSTRFHQEYKPGLLQLVGKYDPKNEKNSYDKRYYNEMLLKLLIELDGIDITALPTDDKLKLKNRRKTVIKEIQTHLQLLDTLPRN; encoded by the coding sequence ATGGAGCAGCTTCAAACTTACTATAGAACTGGTCTGCAAAGGCTTGAGGGCTGGTCTCAGAATTCATGTACCTTATCAAGTGCCCTATGTCTTACCAGTGCTGCCTTCGTAGTGACTGCACTCTTCTGgaaatattcttcaactagcactactactactacttCTCGTGCTAAAACCAAGAAATCTCGTAACCAGCAACAAAGAATGACAGCCAAGACTGTTCCCTTGTCCAGAGAATCTCACATCGATACCGTCTCAACGAGGTTCCATCAAGAGTACAAACCAGGTCTTTTACAACTAGTTGGAAAATACGATCCaaaaaatgagaaaaaTAGCTATGATAAAAGATACTACAATGAAATGTTGCTAAAACTTTTGATCGAACTAGATGGTATTGATATTACAGCTTTACCGACGGATGACAAGTTAAAGTTAAAGAACAGACGTAAAACCGtaataaaagaaattcaaacCCATTTGCAATTACTAGATACTTtgccaagaaattga
- the VID28 gene encoding glucose-induced degradation complex subunit VID28 (similar to uniprot|P40547 Saccharomyces cerevisiae YIL017C VID28 Vacuole import and degradation), whose product MAFAPHIISDGLSGGDLKKLSNVLIGDQLAKVQILIPSQRHVFDGLLKFGTDSHINNLKLDILNMVLNLEENIRIELGQCFVDAVDKVYQIKSLPQGLATTANDSTTNYKYVRLINLCLENYETCSYPHAQALQKGLIRLLYRCLGNSNQLATVDDKKCVIELFKFFLYMGKRDQLFNLELLVPLENLLSEMAEKYALNINFKYVIRVKASKSSAASVKYDPLSNKGLELNSSIPNAVNIDNPLDKDLLSLGLALYSSLYPHGKEHKDSLWEQVRFEMVVSSLLKSGDIDLKCCALDFFIYPFLNEPEVWQQKQRLKQILPYLVDSFNYQSLPWWFDPFDRLNSLIELYHRHEPLSNPVISFLSKTNVVYGLLTLFSQCLSLKYQNNSTLRSLTKFIRLCASLSAFDELYRSLLLEEKPLIHHLENGMEKHLNLLQEFLLNKQLIMHLEGDDSLSLPPLYDSEITMAWLLLLKSFSRSVTALRTSLKRNRLAELLLNLLRTTYKTCQECEFAGRDFLKAEIGIMGITLGGICNFVVEFSYLQSFMLKNGIVEIIGEILTDPLFNSKQPWPSEKRRHVFEGISTDEVETNALWVLRHLMYNCQNSEKLDLLIKIPMSTILEYINDSSWSVQEQCFQLIRNLTCNSRKVVNILLENFKNIHYESDPNDGKPITVGGTYLFEYLARKMKLLDPTDIVQRKTLEGILYILVNLAAVNENKKELVIEQDEILNILHDILSESPQRVSRYSNDSKLKLASLWVLNNLLWNSMISRYTHYALEGYTPSQESDSRALIHQNSPFSSNNDIDKVLMDDEEEDEEEDDQEENGEDTSDTSDNDDEFVHHSMSTDSASHHANRAAIERCNKLVNMGMYDLVKQNIFDESLSVREKARTLLYHMDLLLKGTNI is encoded by the coding sequence ATGGCTTTTGCTCCTCATATAATATCTGATGGATTATCAGGAGGtgatttaaaaaaattgagtAACGTCTTGATAGGAGACCAATTAGCAAAGGTGCAGATATTAATACCTTCTCAACGACATGTATTTGATGGATTGCTGAAGTTTGGAACAGATTCTCATataaacaatttgaaattagacATTTTGAATATGGTTTTGAATTTAGAGGAAAAcattagaattgaattgggCCAGTGCTTCGTGGACGCAGTGGATAAAGTTTATCAGATCAAGAGTTTACCGCAAGGGTTAGCCACTACCGCTAATGATTCGACAACGAATTACAAATATGTTAGATTGATCAACCTTTGCTTAGAGAATTACGAGACGTGCTCCTATCCACATGCGCAGGCGCTACAAAAAGGTTTAATTCGTCTTTTATACCGATGCTTAGGGAATTCAAATCAGCTGGCAACTGTAGACGATAAAAAATGTGTGATCGAACTTTTTAAGTTCTTCCTTTACATGGGAAAACGAGACCAGTTGTTTAACTTGGAGCTATTGGTGCccttggaaaatttactATCGGAAATGGCTGAAAAGTACGCATTgaatatcaatttcaagTACGTTATAAGAGTCAAGGCTTCTAAATCATCAGCAGCATCGGTTAAATATGACCCGCTGAGTAATAAGGGATTAGAATTAAACAGTTCTATCCCAAACGCCGTTAACATAGACAACCCTCTAGATAAAGATTTGTTATCACTGGGATTAGCTCTTTATTCATCCCTCTATCCACATGGTAAGGAGCACAAGGATTCTCTGTGGGAACAAGTACGCTTTGAGATGGTAGTGTCAAGTCTCCTAAAAAGTGGCGATATCGATTTGAAATGTTGTGCATTAGATTTCTTCATTTACccatttttgaatgaaCCCGAAGTCTGGCAACAGAAACAAAGACTTAAGCAAATTTTACCCTACTTGGTGGATTCCTTCAATTACCAGTCACTCCCTTGGTGGTTTGATCCATTCGACAGATTAAATTCCTTAATCGAACTCTACCACAGACATGAGCCATTAAGCAATCCTgtaatttcatttttatcaaagaCCAACGTCGTTTATGGACTTTTGACACTCTTCTCTCAATGcctttctttaaaatatcaaaataaTTCTACGTTAAGATCACTGACTAAATTCATTAGATTGTGTGCATCTCTTAGCGCATTTGATGAGTTATACAGGTCTCTGCTGTTAGAGGAAAAACctttaattcatcatctggAGAATGGAATGGAAAAGCATTTAAACCTTCTCCAAGAATTCTTACTTAACAAACAATTGATTATGCATCTAGAAGGCGATGATTCCTTATCGCTACCTCCACTTTATGACAGTGAGATTACCATGGCCTGGTTGCTTTTATTAAAATCATTCTCACGCAGTGTAACTGCACTGAGAACATCCTTAAAGAGGAATCGTCTAGCAGAATTGCTGTTAAACCTTTTACGTACTACTTACAAAACATGCCAAGAGTGTGAATTTGCGGGTCGTGATTTTTTGAAGGCTGAGATCGGTATCATGGGGATAACTTTGGGTGGTATATGCAATTTTGTCGTGGAATTTTCTTATTTACAATCATTCATGTTaaaaaatggtattgtGGAAATCATCGGTGAAATTTTGACAGATCCCTTGTTTAATTCGAAACAACCTTGGCCTAGTGAGAAACGTCGCCATGTCTTTGAAGGTATTTCTACCGATGAAGTGGAAACAAATGCTCTGTGGGTGTTAAGACATTTAATGTACAACTGCCAAAATTCCGAGAAGCTGGATCTTCTCATAAAGATACCGATGTCTACCATCTTAGAGTATATTAACGATTCTAGTTGGTCTGTTCAAGAGCAGTGTTTCCAATTGATAAGAAATCTGACTTGCAATTCAAGGAAAGTCGTAAATATcttattggaaaattttaaaaatataCACTATGAGAGTGATCCTAATGATGGGAAGCCAATAACTGTGGGGGGTACTTATCTATTTGAATATTTGGCGCGCAAGATGAAACTGTTGGATCCAACGGACATCgtacaaagaaaaacacTGGAAGGTATTTTATACATCTTGGTGAATCTAGCGGCTGTCAATGAAAACAAGAAGGAATTAGTCATTGAACAGGATGAAATTCTCAATATCCTTCATGACATCTTATCCGAGAGCCCACAGAGGGTTTCTCGCTATAGCAATGACAGTAAATTGAAACTAGCAAGTCTATGggttttgaacaatttatTGTGGAACTCCATGATCTCCAGATATACCCATTATGCGCTAGAGGGATACACACCTTCGCAGGAATCAGATTCCAGGGCTCTTATTCACCAGAATTCGCCTTTTTCCAGCAACAACGATATTGATAAGGTTTTAATggacgatgaagaagaagatgaagaggaagacgatcaagaggaaaacGGCGAAGATACAAGTGATACGAGTGACAATGATGACGAATTCGTTCATCATTCGATGTCTACAGATTCCGCTTCGCACCATGCCAATAGGGCCGCCATCGAAAGATGTAACAAACTGGTCAACATGGGGATGTATGATCTGGTCAAACAGAACATTTTCGATGAATCGCTATCGGTTAGAGAGAAGGCAAGAACTTTACTTTACCATATGgatcttcttttgaaaggtACCAATATATAG